A genome region from Candidatus Ozemobacteraceae bacterium includes the following:
- a CDS encoding adenylate/guanylate cyclase domain-containing protein — protein MTDPETTRGIPSLAHEGLADSGEKQCILAVDDAPENIEIIRNLLEREYQIKAAVKGRKALEIARRKPQPDLILLDIMMPEMDGLEVCRALKADPETAHIPVIFITGRNEAANEIEGFELGAADYITKPFHPAVVRARVHTHLLLQREQRKVERLLENILPRKIIQDIKIHGFSAPEMFDPVTIMFAELIEPGFSDEATLPGQLITELTDIFATFDSIVAGHGAERIKTSGDTYLAVCGMPARNSEHADIMVRVARDFLKFLALYDREHGKRWRVRIGLHTGVVVGGIVGRNRYLYDIFGDGVSIASRVQKAAEPMTLVVSDATWELVKDAYAFSPRGSIELDGKGVVRLFELTVS, from the coding sequence ATGACGGATCCAGAGACGACCCGGGGCATACCATCCCTGGCTCATGAGGGACTCGCCGACTCCGGTGAGAAACAGTGCATTCTCGCCGTCGACGATGCTCCCGAGAATATCGAGATCATACGCAACCTTCTCGAGCGCGAATACCAGATCAAGGCGGCCGTGAAAGGACGCAAGGCGCTTGAGATCGCAAGGCGGAAGCCCCAGCCTGATCTCATCCTGCTCGATATCATGATGCCCGAGATGGACGGCCTCGAGGTGTGCCGGGCCCTGAAGGCCGACCCCGAGACGGCCCACATTCCCGTCATCTTCATCACCGGCAGGAACGAGGCGGCCAACGAGATCGAGGGGTTCGAACTGGGCGCGGCGGATTACATCACCAAGCCGTTCCATCCGGCGGTCGTCAGGGCACGCGTGCATACGCACCTTCTCCTTCAGCGCGAGCAGCGGAAAGTCGAGCGGCTTCTCGAGAATATCCTGCCGCGGAAGATCATCCAGGATATCAAGATCCACGGCTTCAGCGCGCCGGAAATGTTCGACCCCGTGACCATCATGTTCGCCGAGCTGATCGAACCCGGCTTCAGTGATGAGGCGACCCTGCCCGGTCAGCTCATCACCGAATTGACGGACATCTTCGCCACGTTCGACAGCATCGTCGCCGGCCATGGCGCCGAACGGATCAAGACCAGCGGCGACACCTACCTCGCCGTCTGCGGCATGCCCGCCCGGAATTCCGAACACGCGGATATCATGGTCCGCGTCGCCCGGGACTTCCTGAAATTTCTCGCTCTGTACGACCGGGAACATGGGAAACGCTGGAGAGTCCGCATCGGTTTGCATACCGGCGTCGTCGTCGGCGGCATTGTCGGTCGCAACCGCTACCTGTACGACATTTTCGGCGACGGTGTCAGTATTGCGTCACGGGTTCAAAAGGCAGCCGAACCGATGACGCTGGTCGTTTCGGACGCCACTTGGGAATTGGTGAAAGATGCGTATGCCTTCTCGCCCCGCGGATCGATCGAACTCGATGGAAAAGGCGTCGTCAGGCTCTTTGAGCTGACCGTCTCCTGA
- a CDS encoding CHASE2 domain-containing protein, with amino-acid sequence MNSTTPTPNGNGEEVTWPRLESLLGRKRLVSWIAAAAAVLLVVAGFPDLGAGFDRAALDLVTRLATPWRAPHPDLVIVGIDTETLAAIPDRWPWPRDRYARLLTAIGGAGPRAIVFDILLQHPEPADGGAGDRVLAETLRRLGNVHLISLLEQQETEFERRKRHFRSAPLFRQAAAGEGFVWAWVDPDGIVRSFVLRDEQMELNSCALSMARLLGSEPISLPQPDEEGRSRGLIAFAGRGGVAPTLSALDFLEGRIPAGALAGKTVFLGVTAPILHDFHRTCHGLMAGTRLLSACTDTLAQHRLILRHEGRGWRLVLVLLGFLAGAGLIRARPARPWVALAAGTILGGLGWAVVLFAAGHALPPFPLLAGLLVAGLSSIALLRLVQLLSLQTLQAEAAAAGQVQRQLFPPPVWNSGEYISFGCCQPCSAAGGDYFDVIPVGEEETVFLVNDVAGHGIGAAMVASMLKAAITTLQDRESFSLGQAVDRLNALLFRLFHGRKMVTGVFCRLEHRTHRLTLISAGHVASMIVRAGGAVEELGKPGLPLGVRATTRVIPVEMEFLPGDTLVLYTDGVVEMIDRQGTPLGYPAWKELLAARAPLVPDTETVGELLAKVRAHGQGLEAGDDVTLLLLHRQAAPAVTV; translated from the coding sequence GTGAACTCCACCACGCCGACCCCGAACGGAAACGGGGAAGAGGTCACCTGGCCCCGGCTCGAGTCGCTTCTTGGGCGGAAGCGGCTGGTATCGTGGATCGCGGCGGCGGCGGCGGTCCTGCTCGTCGTTGCGGGCTTTCCCGATCTCGGAGCGGGATTTGACCGGGCTGCGCTGGATCTGGTCACGCGGCTCGCCACGCCCTGGCGGGCGCCGCATCCTGACCTGGTCATCGTCGGGATCGACACCGAGACCCTTGCCGCGATTCCAGATCGATGGCCCTGGCCCCGAGACCGGTATGCGCGGCTCCTCACGGCCATCGGGGGGGCGGGACCGCGTGCGATCGTGTTCGACATCCTGCTGCAGCACCCCGAACCGGCTGACGGCGGAGCCGGCGATCGCGTGCTGGCCGAGACGCTGCGCCGGCTGGGAAATGTCCATCTCATCTCGCTGCTTGAGCAGCAGGAGACCGAGTTCGAACGGCGGAAGCGGCATTTCCGCAGCGCTCCCCTCTTTCGGCAGGCCGCGGCAGGTGAAGGCTTCGTCTGGGCCTGGGTCGATCCGGACGGGATCGTTCGCTCCTTCGTTCTCCGCGACGAGCAGATGGAGCTGAACAGCTGTGCGTTGTCGATGGCCCGTCTCCTGGGCTCCGAACCAATCTCACTGCCCCAGCCCGATGAGGAAGGCCGCTCCCGTGGCCTGATCGCCTTTGCCGGCCGCGGTGGCGTCGCCCCGACGCTCTCGGCGCTGGATTTCCTCGAAGGCCGCATCCCGGCCGGGGCGCTCGCCGGGAAAACGGTGTTCCTGGGCGTCACGGCGCCGATCCTCCATGATTTCCACCGCACCTGCCACGGACTGATGGCGGGAACGCGCCTGCTGTCCGCCTGCACCGACACGCTGGCGCAGCATCGCCTGATTCTCCGGCACGAGGGCCGCGGCTGGCGACTGGTGCTGGTCCTTCTCGGTTTCCTGGCCGGCGCCGGCCTCATCCGGGCCCGGCCAGCCCGTCCCTGGGTGGCCCTTGCCGCCGGCACCATCCTCGGCGGCCTCGGCTGGGCGGTCGTGCTGTTCGCCGCGGGCCATGCCCTGCCGCCGTTCCCTCTGCTGGCCGGGCTTCTGGTGGCCGGACTGTCCAGCATCGCCCTGTTGCGCCTCGTGCAGCTCCTCTCGCTGCAGACCCTCCAGGCCGAAGCGGCAGCGGCAGGCCAGGTCCAGCGGCAGCTGTTTCCCCCACCCGTCTGGAATAGCGGCGAGTATATCAGTTTCGGCTGCTGCCAGCCGTGCAGCGCGGCTGGCGGGGATTACTTCGACGTAATCCCGGTCGGCGAAGAGGAGACCGTGTTTCTGGTCAACGACGTCGCCGGCCACGGGATTGGGGCGGCGATGGTCGCCTCGATGCTCAAGGCTGCAATTACCACGCTGCAGGACCGGGAATCGTTTTCCCTCGGCCAGGCGGTGGACCGGCTGAACGCGCTGCTGTTCCGGCTGTTCCACGGCCGGAAGATGGTGACCGGTGTCTTCTGCCGGCTCGAACACCGGACACACCGGCTCACCCTGATTTCGGCCGGGCATGTTGCAAGCATGATCGTCCGCGCCGGCGGCGCGGTTGAGGAGCTCGGAAAGCCCGGACTGCCCCTTGGTGTACGGGCAACCACGCGTGTCATACCGGTTGAAATGGAATTTCTTCCCGGGGACACCCTGGTGTTGTATACTGATGGGGTGGTCGAGATGATCGACCGCCAGGGAACCCCGCTGGGCTACCCCGCCTGGAAGGAGCTGCTCGCAGCCCGGGCGCCTCTCGTTCCGGATACCGAGACGGTCGGGGAGCTTCTGGCGAAGGTGCGGGCGCACGGGCAGGGGCTCGAGGCGGGCGATGACGTGACGCTGCTCCTGCTCCACCGGCAGGCGGCCCCTGCCGTGACCGTATGA
- the ptsG gene encoding PTS glucose transporter subunit IIBC, with the protein MNILNNAFASLQKVGKALMLPVAVLPVAGLLLGIGSAKFGFIPPTVSALMAKAGDSIFGNLALIFAIGVALGFTNNDGVGALAGTVGFVVMTATMGVMAGVLGVDTRLVMGMPSIETGVFGGILIGGIAGWLFNRFYKVQLPPYLGFFAGKRLVPILTAGAAILLGIVLSFVWPPIGKLIGVFSKWAASGNPTMAFAIYGVVERALIPFGLHHVWNVPFFFEVGEYIDPVTKTAIHGEIQRYVAGDPTAGNMAGGYLFKMWGLPAAAIAMWFCARKEHQARVGGIMMSAALTSFLTGITEPIEFSFIFVAPLLYGLHAVMAAGAFALCITLGIKHGMTFSHGLIDYIVLFPQSTKALWMFVVGPCWALIYFFLFRWFILTFDLKTPGREPEEAADSRVAGGAAVEIAHDFARQIVLAFGGKSNIKSLDSCITRLRVEVNDLAKASPERLKILGAAGVVTAGSGIQAIFGTRSENLMTDMKEYLESAGDEAELKPDELPQAAAATRPTAADLSRKRDPNAPEKARAMLAALGGASNVKRIEACAATRLRVTLGDAKHVADDALRDSGVHATMRVSGDVLHLLVGLNADQYAVELQALLAAAAGAAK; encoded by the coding sequence ATGAATATATTGAATAACGCCTTCGCCTCTCTCCAGAAGGTCGGGAAAGCCCTCATGCTCCCGGTCGCCGTGCTTCCCGTCGCCGGCCTCCTGCTGGGCATCGGCAGCGCGAAGTTCGGCTTCATTCCTCCGACGGTTTCCGCCCTGATGGCGAAGGCCGGCGACTCGATCTTCGGCAATCTGGCGCTGATCTTCGCGATCGGCGTCGCGCTCGGCTTCACCAACAACGACGGCGTCGGGGCCCTCGCCGGCACCGTGGGCTTCGTCGTCATGACGGCCACGATGGGCGTCATGGCAGGCGTCCTGGGCGTCGACACGAGGCTCGTCATGGGCATGCCCAGCATCGAGACGGGCGTGTTCGGCGGCATCCTGATCGGCGGCATCGCCGGCTGGCTGTTCAACCGGTTCTACAAGGTGCAGCTGCCGCCGTATCTCGGCTTTTTCGCCGGTAAGCGGCTGGTGCCGATCCTGACGGCCGGCGCCGCGATCCTGCTGGGAATCGTGCTCAGCTTCGTCTGGCCCCCCATCGGAAAACTGATCGGCGTCTTCTCGAAATGGGCGGCGAGCGGCAACCCGACGATGGCGTTCGCGATCTACGGCGTCGTCGAGCGGGCGCTGATCCCGTTCGGGCTGCACCACGTCTGGAACGTCCCGTTCTTCTTCGAGGTCGGCGAATACATCGACCCTGTCACGAAAACGGCGATCCACGGCGAAATCCAGCGGTACGTCGCGGGCGATCCGACGGCCGGCAACATGGCCGGCGGCTACCTGTTCAAGATGTGGGGCCTGCCCGCCGCCGCGATCGCGATGTGGTTCTGCGCCCGGAAGGAGCACCAGGCGAGGGTGGGCGGCATCATGATGTCGGCCGCGCTGACGTCCTTCCTGACCGGCATCACCGAGCCGATCGAGTTCTCGTTCATCTTCGTCGCGCCCCTGCTGTACGGCCTGCACGCGGTCATGGCGGCCGGCGCGTTCGCCCTTTGCATCACCCTCGGAATCAAGCACGGCATGACCTTCTCCCACGGACTGATCGATTACATCGTGCTGTTCCCGCAGTCGACGAAAGCCCTCTGGATGTTCGTCGTCGGGCCGTGCTGGGCCCTCATCTACTTCTTCCTCTTCCGGTGGTTCATCCTGACGTTCGACCTCAAGACGCCCGGCCGCGAACCGGAAGAGGCGGCCGACAGCCGCGTCGCCGGCGGCGCCGCCGTCGAGATCGCGCACGATTTCGCCCGTCAGATCGTTCTCGCCTTCGGCGGAAAGAGCAACATCAAAAGCCTCGATTCCTGCATCACGCGGCTGCGCGTCGAGGTGAACGACCTGGCGAAAGCGAGTCCCGAACGGCTGAAAATTTTGGGCGCCGCGGGTGTCGTCACGGCCGGAAGCGGCATCCAGGCTATTTTCGGCACCCGATCGGAAAACCTGATGACCGATATGAAGGAGTATCTCGAGTCGGCCGGCGACGAAGCCGAACTGAAACCGGACGAACTCCCGCAGGCCGCTGCCGCGACGCGGCCGACCGCCGCCGACCTCTCGCGAAAGCGCGATCCGAACGCTCCGGAAAAGGCCCGTGCCATGCTTGCCGCTCTGGGCGGCGCTTCCAACGTGAAGCGGATCGAAGCCTGCGCCGCGACGAGACTCCGCGTCACGCTCGGAGACGCGAAACATGTTGCAGACGATGCCCTGCGGGATTCGGGCGTCCACGCCACGATGCGCGTGTCCGGTGACGTGTTGCACCTGCTGGTCGGCCTGAACGCCGATCAGTATGCCGTCGAACTCCAGGCCCTGCTGGCCGCCGCCGCGGGGGCGGCAAAGTGA
- a CDS encoding DMT family transporter: protein MERKALFGAVATQLITGSTYLFAKLALNEFAPMALGCLRFSITAGVFTLLLGWKKVLTLPRPADRGLFLALAALAVPLNQALFLTGQKYAPSSHGALMYALTPLMVLVLSGIFLGERATWPKLAGVALGFTGVATVLLDRLAGVSGETLFGDALLFLAVVTWAVFTILSKKALTRYTPLEVTGTALTLGAVLFLPVGGYALAVQDWAAVTPTGIGSVLYLSLLTSVVAYLVWAWALRILEAGKVAVVSNLQPVIAVVLGWAFLGEPVTAHFIAGTALVVSGVFLTQRG from the coding sequence ATGGAGCGAAAGGCGCTGTTCGGCGCCGTTGCGACCCAGTTGATCACGGGCAGCACCTACCTGTTCGCCAAGCTCGCCCTGAACGAGTTCGCTCCGATGGCGCTCGGCTGTCTCAGGTTCTCGATCACCGCCGGCGTGTTCACGCTGCTGCTGGGCTGGAAAAAAGTGCTGACGCTCCCCCGCCCCGCCGACCGAGGCCTGTTCCTGGCCCTCGCCGCGCTTGCCGTGCCGCTGAACCAGGCGCTGTTCCTGACCGGCCAGAAATATGCCCCCTCGAGTCACGGCGCCCTCATGTACGCGTTGACGCCCCTGATGGTGCTGGTTCTCTCCGGCATCTTTCTCGGGGAAAGAGCCACCTGGCCGAAACTCGCCGGTGTCGCGCTCGGCTTCACGGGGGTCGCGACGGTGCTTCTCGATCGGCTGGCAGGCGTTTCCGGGGAAACGCTGTTCGGAGACGCGCTGCTGTTCCTGGCTGTGGTCACATGGGCCGTCTTCACGATTCTCAGCAAGAAAGCGCTCACCCGCTACACGCCGCTGGAGGTGACCGGAACGGCCCTGACGCTCGGCGCTGTCCTGTTTCTGCCGGTCGGAGGCTACGCGCTCGCCGTCCAGGACTGGGCGGCGGTGACACCGACCGGGATCGGTTCCGTTCTATATCTTTCGTTATTGACGTCGGTCGTTGCCTATCTCGTCTGGGCTTGGGCTCTTCGGATTCTGGAGGCCGGCAAGGTCGCCGTCGTATCGAACCTGCAGCCGGTCATCGCCGTCGTTCTCGGCTGGGCGTTCCTCGGGGAACCGGTCACGGCGCATTTCATCGCCGGCACCGCGCTCGTTGTCTCCGGCGTGTTCCTGACCCAGCGCGGCTGA
- a CDS encoding MFS transporter yields MEATANDNEKLTLMESLKILFGASKVFWLVNLVNFADGIAYFGILTLLTRFLGTRLGMPDAMVGISVSAFTGLVTLFMFGGGFISDRLGVRNALTLSLLMLLAGRVFTVIAPYGGESYAGWSLAWLGLLLMAFGSGVLQPALYAGTKEYTDPRTATIGYSLLYAIMNLGIMAEGFISPFVRTDEHFLGGLNGLGWGIDGVFWVCVTITGLVTLAHLAMFTRSVDEQCRWRDPNAKAEPPKPAADEAPKTWKDKLMELPFLDARFMFFIFILLPVRTLFAHQFLTMPDYVFRCFPTEVGAKFEWINALNPTIIVIFVPLIAALTREVSVITMMIIGSAVSAATTFILVPGPDLTMLILYVLLFSLGEALWSSRFLEYVADLAPEGKVGAYMGLAGIPWFLAKFTTGLYSGFMLSWFVPAPPDMNGIYSFFGIPQSIGTFFLGSWAEAPLNEWMKLLVIHDSSTMWLIYGVIACISPVGLILSRNWIEAGAHHGGKKPEAS; encoded by the coding sequence ATGGAAGCGACTGCGAATGACAATGAAAAACTGACCTTGATGGAGTCCCTGAAGATTCTCTTCGGGGCATCGAAGGTGTTCTGGCTCGTCAACCTGGTGAACTTCGCCGACGGGATCGCGTATTTCGGCATTCTGACCCTGCTGACGCGCTTCCTCGGCACCCGCCTCGGCATGCCGGATGCCATGGTCGGGATCAGCGTCTCGGCTTTCACCGGGCTGGTTACGCTGTTCATGTTCGGCGGCGGTTTCATCTCCGACAGGCTCGGGGTGCGCAACGCCCTGACGCTTTCGCTGCTGATGCTGCTGGCCGGTCGTGTGTTCACGGTCATCGCGCCGTACGGCGGCGAGTCCTACGCGGGATGGAGCCTCGCCTGGCTGGGGTTGCTGCTGATGGCGTTCGGCTCCGGCGTGCTGCAGCCGGCGCTGTATGCTGGAACGAAGGAATACACCGACCCGCGCACGGCGACGATCGGGTATAGTTTGCTCTATGCGATCATGAACCTCGGCATCATGGCCGAAGGGTTCATCTCGCCGTTCGTGCGCACCGACGAGCATTTCCTCGGCGGTCTCAACGGCCTCGGCTGGGGGATCGACGGCGTGTTCTGGGTCTGCGTGACCATCACCGGCCTCGTCACCCTGGCGCACCTGGCCATGTTCACCCGCTCGGTCGACGAACAGTGTCGCTGGCGGGATCCGAACGCGAAGGCCGAGCCGCCGAAGCCGGCCGCCGACGAGGCGCCGAAGACCTGGAAGGACAAGCTGATGGAGCTTCCCTTCCTCGACGCCAGGTTCATGTTCTTCATTTTCATTCTCCTGCCGGTTCGGACGCTGTTTGCGCACCAGTTCCTGACGATGCCCGACTACGTGTTCCGCTGTTTCCCGACCGAGGTCGGCGCCAAGTTCGAATGGATCAACGCGCTCAACCCGACGATCATCGTCATCTTCGTGCCGCTCATCGCCGCGCTCACCCGCGAGGTCAGCGTCATCACGATGATGATCATCGGCTCGGCCGTGTCTGCCGCCACGACGTTCATTCTCGTGCCCGGCCCCGACCTGACCATGCTCATTCTCTACGTGCTTCTATTCTCGCTTGGCGAGGCGCTGTGGTCGTCGCGGTTCCTGGAATATGTCGCGGATCTTGCGCCCGAGGGAAAAGTCGGCGCTTACATGGGCCTGGCCGGCATCCCCTGGTTCCTGGCGAAGTTCACCACCGGCCTATACTCCGGATTCATGCTGAGCTGGTTCGTGCCGGCTCCGCCCGACATGAACGGCATCTACAGCTTCTTCGGCATTCCGCAGTCGATCGGCACCTTTTTCCTCGGCAGCTGGGCCGAGGCGCCGTTGAATGAATGGATGAAACTGCTCGTCATCCACGATTCGAGCACGATGTGGCTGATCTACGGCGTCATCGCCTGCATCTCACCGGTCGGCCTGATCCTCTCCCGCAACTGGATCGAAGCCGGCGCCCACCACGGAGGCAAGAAGCCCGAAGCCTCATGA
- a CDS encoding FecR domain-containing protein has product MSNLHSGFRAILAVCFLASILIAAGCGGGGGTSPVASLKAVQGKVEIRPVGASTFAAAAAAQPLVAGSAVRTGEDGQAQIQYADGTDVAIQPETFYEIKSQNSLGRQESGSARYRVTPQKSSVGVETPHGVTAVLGTVFRLDVTAQQTVVTLQEGKVRFTAAAGGSVDLAPGQQVTAPAGAAPGKPAELDPFTLESLFNPGSKAPAINQR; this is encoded by the coding sequence TTGTCTAATCTGCATTCCGGCTTTCGTGCGATCCTTGCCGTCTGTTTTCTGGCCTCGATCCTGATTGCTGCGGGATGTGGCGGAGGTGGCGGGACTTCCCCCGTTGCATCGCTGAAAGCGGTTCAGGGTAAGGTCGAAATCCGCCCTGTCGGCGCATCGACGTTCGCCGCCGCGGCTGCCGCTCAGCCGCTTGTCGCCGGCAGTGCCGTCCGGACGGGCGAGGACGGACAGGCCCAGATCCAGTATGCCGATGGAACCGACGTGGCCATCCAACCCGAAACCTTTTATGAGATCAAGTCTCAGAACTCGCTCGGCCGTCAGGAGTCGGGTTCGGCGCGGTATCGCGTCACGCCCCAGAAGAGCTCCGTCGGCGTCGAGACGCCGCACGGCGTCACCGCCGTTCTGGGCACCGTGTTCCGCCTCGACGTCACGGCCCAGCAGACCGTGGTGACCCTGCAGGAAGGCAAGGTGCGGTTCACCGCCGCCGCCGGCGGTTCGGTCGATTTGGCGCCGGGCCAGCAGGTGACGGCTCCCGCGGGAGCCGCTCCGGGCAAGCCCGCCGAGCTCGATCCCTTCACGCTGGAATCCCTGTTCAACCCTGGCAGCAAAGCTCCCGCTATCAATCAGCGCTGA
- a CDS encoding substrate-binding domain-containing protein, whose product MQRIPRPLFLLLSTVVCLFVTGASFAIDAPAAPAKGGSLILATTTSTQATGLLDVLLAKCVEATGISVKAVAVGTGRAFELAKNGDADVVMVHARALEDAFVAEGYGVHAYDLMYNDFIIVGPASDSALAKTAPSAATAFGRIASGSAKFISRGDSSGTHERELEIWKDLGCAPAGSWYVEAGQGMAETLKMADEMQAYTLTDRATWLSIRSKLTLAVAYAKPEELKNAYGVIAVNNAKVASAKTDLAKVFIDWLVGPQGQEVIKNFKVDGEELFHLSVGKRN is encoded by the coding sequence ATGCAACGGATCCCCCGTCCGCTCTTTCTCCTTCTCTCCACGGTCGTCTGCCTGTTCGTCACCGGGGCTTCGTTCGCGATCGACGCCCCCGCCGCTCCGGCGAAAGGCGGCTCGCTCATTCTCGCGACGACTACGTCGACGCAGGCCACCGGTCTTCTCGACGTGCTGCTGGCGAAATGTGTCGAAGCGACCGGCATATCGGTCAAGGCGGTCGCCGTCGGCACGGGGCGAGCTTTCGAACTCGCGAAGAACGGGGATGCCGACGTGGTGATGGTCCACGCGCGCGCCCTCGAGGACGCCTTCGTCGCGGAGGGCTACGGGGTTCATGCATATGATTTGATGTATAACGACTTCATCATCGTCGGTCCTGCATCGGACTCGGCCCTGGCGAAAACGGCCCCGTCCGCTGCGACGGCGTTCGGCCGCATCGCGAGCGGGTCTGCGAAGTTCATCTCGCGCGGAGACTCATCGGGAACGCACGAGCGGGAACTGGAGATCTGGAAGGATCTCGGGTGCGCCCCGGCGGGCTCCTGGTATGTCGAGGCCGGCCAGGGCATGGCCGAAACGCTGAAGATGGCCGACGAGATGCAGGCCTACACGCTGACCGACCGCGCCACCTGGCTTTCGATCCGATCGAAGCTCACCCTGGCGGTCGCCTACGCGAAACCTGAAGAGTTGAAGAACGCCTACGGCGTCATCGCGGTGAACAACGCGAAGGTCGCCTCTGCGAAAACAGACCTGGCCAAAGTCTTCATCGACTGGTTGGTCGGGCCGCAGGGCCAGGAGGTCATCAAAAACTTCAAAGTCGACGGGGAAGAGCTCTTCCACCTTTCCGTCGGAAAGCGCAACTGA
- a CDS encoding family 1 glycosylhydrolase → MRYLFPEDFIWGAATAALQVEGATAEDGRGDSVWDVFCREHSERIFGRATPETACDQYRRFAEDVRLMREFGIRGYRFSISWPRLFPGGDGPLNERGAAYYHRLIDALLEAGIQPHVTLFHWDLPQPLGAAGNWESMRTVAAFESYAATCFRLFGDRVKRWATLNEPGWMTLNGWVTGLHPPGRKDFRAAIQVATNLMIANARVYERFHADGRDGESGIALNMSPVMPATQDPADVRAAELADAVLNRWFSDPPMHGRFPQAAVSLYERHGLMPVIAPDDLKRLSRPSADFLGINYYYPHHASADAPETDFHLNISGNRQETCTYAIEGLFRFVPPAQGRATDWGWEIAPEVLGDLLIALHRERPGLPLDVTENGIGMPDAPGPDGIIDDQPRIGFIRDHLAAVHRARAAGANVRGYYVWSLLDNFSWLNGYKKRYGLFYVDRATCDRTPKNSAFWYRDVSRNHGF, encoded by the coding sequence ATGCGATACTTGTTTCCGGAGGACTTCATCTGGGGGGCGGCGACGGCGGCCCTGCAGGTCGAGGGGGCGACGGCGGAGGACGGGCGGGGCGACTCGGTCTGGGACGTCTTCTGTCGCGAGCACTCCGAGCGAATTTTCGGGCGTGCGACGCCCGAAACGGCCTGCGACCAATATCGCCGGTTCGCCGAAGACGTGCGGCTGATGCGCGAATTCGGGATCAGGGGATACAGGTTCTCGATTTCCTGGCCGAGGCTGTTTCCGGGCGGGGACGGCCCGCTGAACGAACGCGGAGCGGCGTATTACCACCGGCTGATCGATGCGCTGCTCGAAGCCGGCATTCAGCCGCACGTCACGCTCTTCCATTGGGATCTTCCCCAGCCTCTCGGGGCGGCGGGGAACTGGGAATCGATGCGCACCGTCGCCGCGTTCGAATCGTATGCGGCGACCTGTTTCCGGTTGTTCGGCGACCGCGTAAAGCGCTGGGCCACGCTCAACGAACCGGGTTGGATGACGCTGAACGGCTGGGTCACGGGCCTGCATCCGCCCGGAAGGAAAGACTTTCGCGCAGCCATCCAGGTCGCGACAAACCTGATGATCGCGAACGCCCGCGTCTACGAACGATTTCATGCCGACGGCCGGGACGGCGAATCGGGTATAGCGCTGAATATGTCACCCGTCATGCCCGCAACGCAGGATCCCGCGGATGTCAGGGCGGCGGAACTGGCCGACGCGGTTCTGAACCGCTGGTTCAGCGATCCGCCCATGCACGGCAGGTTCCCGCAGGCCGCCGTTTCCCTGTATGAACGCCACGGGCTGATGCCGGTGATCGCTCCGGACGATCTGAAACGGCTTTCGCGACCTTCGGCGGACTTTCTCGGCATCAATTACTATTATCCGCACCACGCCTCGGCCGACGCGCCCGAGACCGATTTCCATCTCAACATCTCGGGCAATCGACAGGAGACCTGCACCTACGCGATCGAAGGGCTGTTCCGGTTCGTTCCGCCGGCGCAGGGCCGCGCGACCGACTGGGGCTGGGAGATCGCGCCCGAGGTTCTCGGCGACCTGCTGATCGCGCTGCATCGGGAACGGCCGGGCCTGCCGCTCGACGTGACCGAGAACGGGATCGGCATGCCCGACGCGCCCGGCCCCGACGGCATCATCGACGACCAGCCCCGCATCGGATTCATCCGCGACCATCTCGCCGCCGTCCATCGCGCCCGAGCCGCCGGCGCCAACGTGCGCGGCTACTACGTCTGGTCGCTGCTCGACAACTTCTCCTGGCTCAACGGGTATAAAAAGCGCTACGGCTTGTTTTACGTCGACCGCGCCACCTGTGACCGCACGCCGAAGAACAGCGCGTTCTGGTACCGCGACGTTTCGAGGAATCACGGCTTCTGA